In a single window of the Elaeis guineensis isolate ETL-2024a chromosome 8, EG11, whole genome shotgun sequence genome:
- the LOC105049460 gene encoding uncharacterized protein has protein sequence MAETRRMGELVKRNKQIQQPAEQEAESPSSRRALRSFFTCKDYEAAEGGRKKSKKIGCSGSFCNLRDNSRVMQRPEIGSPEPCKRRASVSGCTTAERTKKKPLSEINGVASKSSSHSSASAAASSSSSLGGSFRGMHLRRLSGCYECHIMVDPINGVSRDSSLRTTICTCPDCGEIFGKPEILELHQAVRHAVSELGPEDTSRNIVEIIFQSSWLKKQAPICEIDRILKVHNTQKTIAKFEDYRDSIKSKASKLAKKHPRCIADGNELLRFHCTTFLCSLGLNGTTNLCDSIPYCNVCSIIRNGFKGDVLGRIRTMATSGRAHDTAQISSDDEKRAMLVCRVIAGRVKRNQDALEECDSVAGTAGIYANLDELFVFNSKAILPCFVVIYRGF, from the exons ATGGCAGAGACAAGGAGAATGGGCGAGCTGGTGAAGAGAAACAAACAAATCCAGCAACCAGCCGAACAGGAAGCAGAGAGTCCATCTTCTAGAAGAGCCCTTAGAAGTTTCTTTACCTGCAAAGACTACGAAGCAGCAGAAGGCGGCAGAAAGAAGTCTAAGAAGATCGGATGCTCGGGGTCTTTTTGTAACCTTAGGGACAACTCCAGGGTCATGCAGAGGCCGGAGATCGGTTCACCCGAGCCTTGCAAAAGAAGAGCTTCGGTCAGTGGCTGCACTACTGCTGAGAGAACCAAGAAGAAGCCTCTAAGCGAGATAAATGGTGTTGCTTCCAAATCCTCTTCTCACTCATCTGCCTCTGCGGCTGCCTCCTCCTCTTCATCTCTTGGTGGGTCCTTCAGAGGAATGCATCTAAGGAGGCTTTCTGGGTGCTACGAGTGTCATATTATGGTAGATCCCATAAATGGGGTGTCAAGAGATTCTTCTCTGAGGACGACCATCTGTACCTGCCCTGACTGTGGGGAGATCTTTGGGAAACCTGAGATTCTGGAGCTTCACCAGGCGGTTAGACACGCTG TTTCAGAATTAGGTCCCGAGGACACTAGTAGAAACATAGTAGAGATCATATTCCAgtcaagttggctcaagaaacaAGCACCAATATGCGAGATAGACAGGATCCTCAAAGTCCACAACACTCAAAAGACAATCGCAAAATTTGAAGATTACAGGGACTCCATAAAAAGTAAAGCCAGCAAGCTTGCAAAGAAGCATCCGAGGTGCATCGCAGATGGCAATGAGCTCCTAAGGTTCCACTGTACCACATTTTTGTGCTCCCTCGGCCTGAATGGGACCACCAACCTGTGTGACTCGATCCCGTACTGCAATGTCTGCAGCATTATAAGGAACGGATTCAAGGGTGATGTGCTTGGAAGGATCCGAACAATGGCAACTAGTGGGAGAGCACATGACACTGCTCAGATTTCTTCAGATGATGAGAAGAGGGCAATGTTGGTATGCAGGGTGATTGCAGGGAGAGTGAAAAGAAACCAAGATGCTTTGGAGGAGTGTGATTCGGTAGCTGGCACTGCAGGAATTTACGCAAATTTGGATGAGCTCTTCGTGTTTAATTCAAAAGCTATTCTGCCTTGTTTTGTTGTGATTTACAGGGGTTTCTAG